In Nomia melanderi isolate GNS246 chromosome 4, iyNomMela1, whole genome shotgun sequence, the following are encoded in one genomic region:
- the LOC116435114 gene encoding uncharacterized protein LOC116435114 isoform X1: MLQCNKMEISPRKPSKRAQEPVDEWLQTKGYFRKHAPRDPTCLFRAVSEQIYTTQHYHLRVRKECVEFMRELKQSFFENIVIPFEDYLEQMACFTEWGGMNEIQAMSLLYKREFVIFNGQKQIQRNVTNNGFKDAIYLCHTPQKQYESIYTQDFVASAAYCQSIVYQILYKDVFNMANIESTVHKMLHDRTATFRHDKFFLKGNLELRDQLTAEIYNKADNGNDEVDDAQGIVKNIPPFPYRVAKALDPNIYRNTDFDIWHEIRREVKNAGWTRHNSNELQVGGKCLVQMNFNEEDIDKANNNNICVSSLENDVNCNDTKALQKKDKQDPIFLYGHIQEMSKNQGPVLVFIEELGEKKVVPYLALKPLPLKKSKQNNWLPVCKRNVLLDTNQKWKKPYSGTSRKVKQSISNGNISPGNIDKNGNNNNCSNEVNKNNDWKEGSLKIEHTQAYENYGMEKYTNYSTSTEMFPSRMNLDNTQSLGVDVTKPENAKGHKEKNSFGKKNAEKHSIQNSKPDNVMNSDNNTGFNSYSNQRTQNENYYPSYSGEPVSVTQVDNMLRSINCSVQKSVDVNGSDLPLSDPFTLRFFYNLGLECFRGSNNWNYLTNEQSADFEQWYQDMPQSEDEVTNISNGVMQHCTLTQGKQENNIDQNENSSQSFSQESGEKCVNRAKDMQIQRAEPPKTDNRKDVSYSPREKVKDQESVNRDSSRLNRNSLGPRFKKSSDGRYRTASQFTQSSNQYPHCGSNSKSSKSPEMKGDSASVQPSRVVPYQVHGSATAAVNSYQTSYMQQGVYSGMPYYANEAEAFANPYYAPNPGFFPIPCLPHSDIPDNSNVQPFSPHLCQGIDYTQAYSGMCPPYICPQPAPYSIPPQNMQEHWYAVAGQPHYMQYAPVLPVTADAGCNGLTQNINQNNQTPECMTMQVCSNL, from the exons ATGCTTCAGTGCAATAAGATGGAAATATCTCCCAGAAAGCCGTCGAAACGTGCACAAGAACCCGTCGACGAATGGCTGCAGACTAAAGGATATTTTAGAAAACATGCACCTAGAGATCCAACTTGTTTGTTTAGAGCAGTCAGTGAACAAATTTACACGACGCAACATTAccatctcagggtcaggaaagaaTGTGTGGAATTTATGAGAGAATTGAAACAATCGTTTTTTGAG aatataGTGATTCCATTTGAAGATTACCTAGAACAAATGGCATGTTTTACTGAATGGGGTGGTATGAACGAAATTCAAGCTATGTCGTTGTTGTACAAAAgggaatttgttatatttaatggCCAGAAGCAAATTCAACGTAATGTTACTAACAATGGTTTTAAAGATGCAATCTATTTGTGCCATACCCCGCAAAAACAGTATGAAAGTATATACACACAAGATTTTGTTGCATCGGCTGCCTATTGCCAAT CTATTGTTTATCAAATACTTTATAAGGATGTCTTTAACATGGCCAACATAGAATCAACAGTtcataaaatgttacatgataGAACTGCTACTTTCAGACATGACAAATTTTTTCTTAAAGGCAATCTAGAACTACGAGA TCAATTGACTGCAGAAATATACAATAAAGCTGACAATGGAAATGATGAGGTGGATGATGCACAGGgcattgtaaaaaatataccaCCGTTTCCTTATAGAGTCGCAAAAGCCCTTGACCCTAATATTTATCGTAATACTGACTTTGATATATGGCATGAAATTAGGAGAG AAGTAAAAAATGCAGGGTGGACAAGACACAACAGTAATGAATTACAAGTTGGCGGTAAATGTTTAgttcaaatgaattttaatgaagaagACATTGACAAagctaacaataataatatctgTGTGTCTTCGCTTGAAAATGATGTTAACTGCAATGACACAAAAGCATTACAAAAAAAAGACAAACAAGATCCTATATTTCTTTACGGTCATATTCAAGAAATGAGTAAAAATCAGGGCCCTGTATTAGTTTTCATCGAAGAATTGGGGGAGAAGAAAGTAGTGCCATATCTTGCTCTTAAGCCACTACccttaaaaaaaagtaaacaaaacaaTTGGCTACCAGTATGCAAAAGAAATGTACTTTTAGATACAA ATCAGAAATGGAAAAAGCCATACAGTGGAACCTCGCGAAAAGTCAAACAGTcaatttcaaatggaaatatttcaccaGGTAATATTGacaaaaatggaaataataacaattgcagtaatgaagttaataaaaataatgattggAAAGAAGGAAGTTT aaaaatagaacatACACAAGCATACGAAAACTATGGaatggaaaaatatacaaattattctaCTTCTACTGAAATGTTTCCTTCAAGAATGAATCTTGATAATACTCAGTCTTTAGGAGTGGATGTTACCAAACCAGAAAACGCTAAAGGacacaaagaaaaaaattcattcgGAAAAAAGAATGCTGAAAAGCATTCAATACAAAATTCTAAACCTGATAACGTGATGAACTCTGACAATAATACCGGATTTAACTCGTACTCGAACCAAAGAAcgcaaaatgaaaattactaCCCCTCGTATTCTG GGGAACCTGTTTCTGTGACTCAAGTGGACAATATGTTGCGTTCCATTAATTGCTCGGTTCAAAAAAGTGTCGATGTAAACGGTAGCGATTTACCATTATCAG ATCCATTTACTTTGAGATTTTTTTATAACTTAGGATTAGAATGTTTTCGCGGGAGCAACAATTGGAATTATTTGACCAATGAACAGTCGGCCGATTTTGAGCAATGGTACCAAG ATATGCCGCAAAGCGAGGACGAAGTTACGAACATTTCGAATGGTGTGATGCAACATTGCACATTGACACAAgggaaacaagaaaataatatcGACCAGAACGAGAACAGCAGTCAATCGTTCTCTCAAGAAAGCGGGGAGAAATGCGTGAATCGTGCCAAAGATATGCAAATTCAAAGGGCGGAACCACCGAAGACGGACAACAGAAAAGATGTGTCGTATTCGCCACGTGAGAAAGTGAAAGATCAAGAATCAGTTAACAGAGACTCATCCCGTTTAAATAGGAATAGTTTGGGTCCACGATTTAAGAAAAGTTCAGACG GTCGATATCGTACCGCTTCGCAATTTACGCAATCAAGTAACCAGTACCCACATTGTGGTTCAAATTCGAAATCTTCAAAATCGCCAGAGATGAAGGGTGATAGCGCAAGTGTTCAACCATCAAGAGTAGTTCCTTATCAGGTACACGGTTCTGCAACTGCTGCGGTGAACTCGTATCAAACGTCTTACATGCAACAAGGCGTATATTCTGGTATGCCATATTATGCTAATGAGGCAGAAGCATTCGCGAATCCTTATTATGCACCGAATCCAGGATTCTTCCCAATACCTTGCCTACCGCATTCTGATATACCCGACAACAGCAATGTGCAACCATTCTCGCCACATCTATGCCAGGGAATAGATTACACACAAGCTTATTCTGGCATGTGCCCCCCATACATATGTCCTCAACCAGCCCCATATAGTATACCACCTCAGAACATGCAAGAACATTGGTATGCAGTTGCTGGACAACCGCATTACATGCAATATGCACCAGTGTTACCAGTTACTGCGGATGCTGGTTGTAACGGATTAACACAGAACATTAATCAGAATAATCAAACCCCAGAATGTATGACTATGCAAGTATGTTCCAATCtgtga
- the LOC116435114 gene encoding uncharacterized protein LOC116435114 isoform X2, whose translation MEISPRKPSKRAQEPVDEWLQTKGYFRKHAPRDPTCLFRAVSEQIYTTQHYHLRVRKECVEFMRELKQSFFENIVIPFEDYLEQMACFTEWGGMNEIQAMSLLYKREFVIFNGQKQIQRNVTNNGFKDAIYLCHTPQKQYESIYTQDFVASAAYCQSIVYQILYKDVFNMANIESTVHKMLHDRTATFRHDKFFLKGNLELRDQLTAEIYNKADNGNDEVDDAQGIVKNIPPFPYRVAKALDPNIYRNTDFDIWHEIRREVKNAGWTRHNSNELQVGGKCLVQMNFNEEDIDKANNNNICVSSLENDVNCNDTKALQKKDKQDPIFLYGHIQEMSKNQGPVLVFIEELGEKKVVPYLALKPLPLKKSKQNNWLPVCKRNVLLDTNQKWKKPYSGTSRKVKQSISNGNISPGNIDKNGNNNNCSNEVNKNNDWKEGSLKIEHTQAYENYGMEKYTNYSTSTEMFPSRMNLDNTQSLGVDVTKPENAKGHKEKNSFGKKNAEKHSIQNSKPDNVMNSDNNTGFNSYSNQRTQNENYYPSYSGEPVSVTQVDNMLRSINCSVQKSVDVNGSDLPLSDPFTLRFFYNLGLECFRGSNNWNYLTNEQSADFEQWYQDMPQSEDEVTNISNGVMQHCTLTQGKQENNIDQNENSSQSFSQESGEKCVNRAKDMQIQRAEPPKTDNRKDVSYSPREKVKDQESVNRDSSRLNRNSLGPRFKKSSDGRYRTASQFTQSSNQYPHCGSNSKSSKSPEMKGDSASVQPSRVVPYQVHGSATAAVNSYQTSYMQQGVYSGMPYYANEAEAFANPYYAPNPGFFPIPCLPHSDIPDNSNVQPFSPHLCQGIDYTQAYSGMCPPYICPQPAPYSIPPQNMQEHWYAVAGQPHYMQYAPVLPVTADAGCNGLTQNINQNNQTPECMTMQVCSNL comes from the exons ATGGAAATATCTCCCAGAAAGCCGTCGAAACGTGCACAAGAACCCGTCGACGAATGGCTGCAGACTAAAGGATATTTTAGAAAACATGCACCTAGAGATCCAACTTGTTTGTTTAGAGCAGTCAGTGAACAAATTTACACGACGCAACATTAccatctcagggtcaggaaagaaTGTGTGGAATTTATGAGAGAATTGAAACAATCGTTTTTTGAG aatataGTGATTCCATTTGAAGATTACCTAGAACAAATGGCATGTTTTACTGAATGGGGTGGTATGAACGAAATTCAAGCTATGTCGTTGTTGTACAAAAgggaatttgttatatttaatggCCAGAAGCAAATTCAACGTAATGTTACTAACAATGGTTTTAAAGATGCAATCTATTTGTGCCATACCCCGCAAAAACAGTATGAAAGTATATACACACAAGATTTTGTTGCATCGGCTGCCTATTGCCAAT CTATTGTTTATCAAATACTTTATAAGGATGTCTTTAACATGGCCAACATAGAATCAACAGTtcataaaatgttacatgataGAACTGCTACTTTCAGACATGACAAATTTTTTCTTAAAGGCAATCTAGAACTACGAGA TCAATTGACTGCAGAAATATACAATAAAGCTGACAATGGAAATGATGAGGTGGATGATGCACAGGgcattgtaaaaaatataccaCCGTTTCCTTATAGAGTCGCAAAAGCCCTTGACCCTAATATTTATCGTAATACTGACTTTGATATATGGCATGAAATTAGGAGAG AAGTAAAAAATGCAGGGTGGACAAGACACAACAGTAATGAATTACAAGTTGGCGGTAAATGTTTAgttcaaatgaattttaatgaagaagACATTGACAAagctaacaataataatatctgTGTGTCTTCGCTTGAAAATGATGTTAACTGCAATGACACAAAAGCATTACAAAAAAAAGACAAACAAGATCCTATATTTCTTTACGGTCATATTCAAGAAATGAGTAAAAATCAGGGCCCTGTATTAGTTTTCATCGAAGAATTGGGGGAGAAGAAAGTAGTGCCATATCTTGCTCTTAAGCCACTACccttaaaaaaaagtaaacaaaacaaTTGGCTACCAGTATGCAAAAGAAATGTACTTTTAGATACAA ATCAGAAATGGAAAAAGCCATACAGTGGAACCTCGCGAAAAGTCAAACAGTcaatttcaaatggaaatatttcaccaGGTAATATTGacaaaaatggaaataataacaattgcagtaatgaagttaataaaaataatgattggAAAGAAGGAAGTTT aaaaatagaacatACACAAGCATACGAAAACTATGGaatggaaaaatatacaaattattctaCTTCTACTGAAATGTTTCCTTCAAGAATGAATCTTGATAATACTCAGTCTTTAGGAGTGGATGTTACCAAACCAGAAAACGCTAAAGGacacaaagaaaaaaattcattcgGAAAAAAGAATGCTGAAAAGCATTCAATACAAAATTCTAAACCTGATAACGTGATGAACTCTGACAATAATACCGGATTTAACTCGTACTCGAACCAAAGAAcgcaaaatgaaaattactaCCCCTCGTATTCTG GGGAACCTGTTTCTGTGACTCAAGTGGACAATATGTTGCGTTCCATTAATTGCTCGGTTCAAAAAAGTGTCGATGTAAACGGTAGCGATTTACCATTATCAG ATCCATTTACTTTGAGATTTTTTTATAACTTAGGATTAGAATGTTTTCGCGGGAGCAACAATTGGAATTATTTGACCAATGAACAGTCGGCCGATTTTGAGCAATGGTACCAAG ATATGCCGCAAAGCGAGGACGAAGTTACGAACATTTCGAATGGTGTGATGCAACATTGCACATTGACACAAgggaaacaagaaaataatatcGACCAGAACGAGAACAGCAGTCAATCGTTCTCTCAAGAAAGCGGGGAGAAATGCGTGAATCGTGCCAAAGATATGCAAATTCAAAGGGCGGAACCACCGAAGACGGACAACAGAAAAGATGTGTCGTATTCGCCACGTGAGAAAGTGAAAGATCAAGAATCAGTTAACAGAGACTCATCCCGTTTAAATAGGAATAGTTTGGGTCCACGATTTAAGAAAAGTTCAGACG GTCGATATCGTACCGCTTCGCAATTTACGCAATCAAGTAACCAGTACCCACATTGTGGTTCAAATTCGAAATCTTCAAAATCGCCAGAGATGAAGGGTGATAGCGCAAGTGTTCAACCATCAAGAGTAGTTCCTTATCAGGTACACGGTTCTGCAACTGCTGCGGTGAACTCGTATCAAACGTCTTACATGCAACAAGGCGTATATTCTGGTATGCCATATTATGCTAATGAGGCAGAAGCATTCGCGAATCCTTATTATGCACCGAATCCAGGATTCTTCCCAATACCTTGCCTACCGCATTCTGATATACCCGACAACAGCAATGTGCAACCATTCTCGCCACATCTATGCCAGGGAATAGATTACACACAAGCTTATTCTGGCATGTGCCCCCCATACATATGTCCTCAACCAGCCCCATATAGTATACCACCTCAGAACATGCAAGAACATTGGTATGCAGTTGCTGGACAACCGCATTACATGCAATATGCACCAGTGTTACCAGTTACTGCGGATGCTGGTTGTAACGGATTAACACAGAACATTAATCAGAATAATCAAACCCCAGAATGTATGACTATGCAAGTATGTTCCAATCtgtga
- the LOC116435114 gene encoding uncharacterized protein LOC116435114 isoform X4, which produces MLQCNKMEISPRKPSKRAQEPVDEWLQTKGYFRKHAPRDPTCLFRAVSEQIYTTQHYHLRVRKECVEFMRELKQSFFENIVIPFEDYLEQMACFTEWGGMNEIQAMSLLYKREFVIFNGQKQIQRNVTNNGFKDAIYLCHTPQKQYESIYTQDFVASAAYCQSIVYQILYKDVFNMANIESTVHKMLHDRTATFRHDKFFLKGNLELRDQLTAEIYNKADNGNDEVDDAQGIVKNIPPFPYRVAKALDPNIYRNTDFDIWHEIRREVKNAGWTRHNSNELQVGGKCLVQMNFNEEDIDKANNNNICVSSLENDVNCNDTKALQKKDKQDPIFLYGHIQEMSKNQGPVLVFIEELGEKKVVPYLALKPLPLKKNQKWKKPYSGTSRKVKQSISNGNISPGNIDKNGNNNNCSNEVNKNNDWKEGSLKIEHTQAYENYGMEKYTNYSTSTEMFPSRMNLDNTQSLGVDVTKPENAKGHKEKNSFGKKNAEKHSIQNSKPDNVMNSDNNTGFNSYSNQRTQNENYYPSYSGEPVSVTQVDNMLRSINCSVQKSVDVNGSDLPLSDPFTLRFFYNLGLECFRGSNNWNYLTNEQSADFEQWYQDMPQSEDEVTNISNGVMQHCTLTQGKQENNIDQNENSSQSFSQESGEKCVNRAKDMQIQRAEPPKTDNRKDVSYSPREKVKDQESVNRDSSRLNRNSLGPRFKKSSDGRYRTASQFTQSSNQYPHCGSNSKSSKSPEMKGDSASVQPSRVVPYQVHGSATAAVNSYQTSYMQQGVYSGMPYYANEAEAFANPYYAPNPGFFPIPCLPHSDIPDNSNVQPFSPHLCQGIDYTQAYSGMCPPYICPQPAPYSIPPQNMQEHWYAVAGQPHYMQYAPVLPVTADAGCNGLTQNINQNNQTPECMTMQVCSNL; this is translated from the exons ATGCTTCAGTGCAATAAGATGGAAATATCTCCCAGAAAGCCGTCGAAACGTGCACAAGAACCCGTCGACGAATGGCTGCAGACTAAAGGATATTTTAGAAAACATGCACCTAGAGATCCAACTTGTTTGTTTAGAGCAGTCAGTGAACAAATTTACACGACGCAACATTAccatctcagggtcaggaaagaaTGTGTGGAATTTATGAGAGAATTGAAACAATCGTTTTTTGAG aatataGTGATTCCATTTGAAGATTACCTAGAACAAATGGCATGTTTTACTGAATGGGGTGGTATGAACGAAATTCAAGCTATGTCGTTGTTGTACAAAAgggaatttgttatatttaatggCCAGAAGCAAATTCAACGTAATGTTACTAACAATGGTTTTAAAGATGCAATCTATTTGTGCCATACCCCGCAAAAACAGTATGAAAGTATATACACACAAGATTTTGTTGCATCGGCTGCCTATTGCCAAT CTATTGTTTATCAAATACTTTATAAGGATGTCTTTAACATGGCCAACATAGAATCAACAGTtcataaaatgttacatgataGAACTGCTACTTTCAGACATGACAAATTTTTTCTTAAAGGCAATCTAGAACTACGAGA TCAATTGACTGCAGAAATATACAATAAAGCTGACAATGGAAATGATGAGGTGGATGATGCACAGGgcattgtaaaaaatataccaCCGTTTCCTTATAGAGTCGCAAAAGCCCTTGACCCTAATATTTATCGTAATACTGACTTTGATATATGGCATGAAATTAGGAGAG AAGTAAAAAATGCAGGGTGGACAAGACACAACAGTAATGAATTACAAGTTGGCGGTAAATGTTTAgttcaaatgaattttaatgaagaagACATTGACAAagctaacaataataatatctgTGTGTCTTCGCTTGAAAATGATGTTAACTGCAATGACACAAAAGCATTACAAAAAAAAGACAAACAAGATCCTATATTTCTTTACGGTCATATTCAAGAAATGAGTAAAAATCAGGGCCCTGTATTAGTTTTCATCGAAGAATTGGGGGAGAAGAAAGTAGTGCCATATCTTGCTCTTAAGCCACTACccttaaaaaaaa ATCAGAAATGGAAAAAGCCATACAGTGGAACCTCGCGAAAAGTCAAACAGTcaatttcaaatggaaatatttcaccaGGTAATATTGacaaaaatggaaataataacaattgcagtaatgaagttaataaaaataatgattggAAAGAAGGAAGTTT aaaaatagaacatACACAAGCATACGAAAACTATGGaatggaaaaatatacaaattattctaCTTCTACTGAAATGTTTCCTTCAAGAATGAATCTTGATAATACTCAGTCTTTAGGAGTGGATGTTACCAAACCAGAAAACGCTAAAGGacacaaagaaaaaaattcattcgGAAAAAAGAATGCTGAAAAGCATTCAATACAAAATTCTAAACCTGATAACGTGATGAACTCTGACAATAATACCGGATTTAACTCGTACTCGAACCAAAGAAcgcaaaatgaaaattactaCCCCTCGTATTCTG GGGAACCTGTTTCTGTGACTCAAGTGGACAATATGTTGCGTTCCATTAATTGCTCGGTTCAAAAAAGTGTCGATGTAAACGGTAGCGATTTACCATTATCAG ATCCATTTACTTTGAGATTTTTTTATAACTTAGGATTAGAATGTTTTCGCGGGAGCAACAATTGGAATTATTTGACCAATGAACAGTCGGCCGATTTTGAGCAATGGTACCAAG ATATGCCGCAAAGCGAGGACGAAGTTACGAACATTTCGAATGGTGTGATGCAACATTGCACATTGACACAAgggaaacaagaaaataatatcGACCAGAACGAGAACAGCAGTCAATCGTTCTCTCAAGAAAGCGGGGAGAAATGCGTGAATCGTGCCAAAGATATGCAAATTCAAAGGGCGGAACCACCGAAGACGGACAACAGAAAAGATGTGTCGTATTCGCCACGTGAGAAAGTGAAAGATCAAGAATCAGTTAACAGAGACTCATCCCGTTTAAATAGGAATAGTTTGGGTCCACGATTTAAGAAAAGTTCAGACG GTCGATATCGTACCGCTTCGCAATTTACGCAATCAAGTAACCAGTACCCACATTGTGGTTCAAATTCGAAATCTTCAAAATCGCCAGAGATGAAGGGTGATAGCGCAAGTGTTCAACCATCAAGAGTAGTTCCTTATCAGGTACACGGTTCTGCAACTGCTGCGGTGAACTCGTATCAAACGTCTTACATGCAACAAGGCGTATATTCTGGTATGCCATATTATGCTAATGAGGCAGAAGCATTCGCGAATCCTTATTATGCACCGAATCCAGGATTCTTCCCAATACCTTGCCTACCGCATTCTGATATACCCGACAACAGCAATGTGCAACCATTCTCGCCACATCTATGCCAGGGAATAGATTACACACAAGCTTATTCTGGCATGTGCCCCCCATACATATGTCCTCAACCAGCCCCATATAGTATACCACCTCAGAACATGCAAGAACATTGGTATGCAGTTGCTGGACAACCGCATTACATGCAATATGCACCAGTGTTACCAGTTACTGCGGATGCTGGTTGTAACGGATTAACACAGAACATTAATCAGAATAATCAAACCCCAGAATGTATGACTATGCAAGTATGTTCCAATCtgtga
- the LOC116435114 gene encoding uncharacterized protein LOC116435114 isoform X3, whose translation MLQCNKMEISPRKPSKRAQEPVDEWLQTKGYFRKHAPRDPTCLFRAVSEQIYTTQHYHLRVRKECVEFMRELKQSFFENIVIPFEDYLEQMACFTEWGGMNEIQAMSLLYKREFVIFNGQKQIQRNVTNNGFKDAIYLCHTPQKQYESIYTQDFVASAAYCQSIVYQILYKDVFNMANIESTVHKMLHDRTATFRHDKFFLKGNLELRDQLTAEIYNKADNGNDEVDDAQGIVKNIPPFPYRVAKALDPNIYRNTDFDIWHEIRREVKNAGWTRHNSNELQVGGKCLVQMNFNEEDIDKANNNNICVSSLENDVNCNDTKALQKKDKQDPIFLYGHIQEMSKNQGPVLVFIEELGEKKVVPYLALKPLPLKKSKQNNWLPVCKRNVLLDTNQKWKKPYSGTSRKVKQSISNGNISPGNIDKNGNNNNCSNEVNKNNDWKEGSLKIEHTQAYENYGMEKYTNYSTSTEMFPSRMNLDNTQSLGVDVTKPENAKGHKEKNSFGKKNAEKHSIQNSKPDNVMNSDNNTGFNSYSNQRTQNENYYPSYSGEPVSVTQVDNMLRSINCSVQKSVDVNGSDLPLSGLECFRGSNNWNYLTNEQSADFEQWYQDMPQSEDEVTNISNGVMQHCTLTQGKQENNIDQNENSSQSFSQESGEKCVNRAKDMQIQRAEPPKTDNRKDVSYSPREKVKDQESVNRDSSRLNRNSLGPRFKKSSDGRYRTASQFTQSSNQYPHCGSNSKSSKSPEMKGDSASVQPSRVVPYQVHGSATAAVNSYQTSYMQQGVYSGMPYYANEAEAFANPYYAPNPGFFPIPCLPHSDIPDNSNVQPFSPHLCQGIDYTQAYSGMCPPYICPQPAPYSIPPQNMQEHWYAVAGQPHYMQYAPVLPVTADAGCNGLTQNINQNNQTPECMTMQVCSNL comes from the exons ATGCTTCAGTGCAATAAGATGGAAATATCTCCCAGAAAGCCGTCGAAACGTGCACAAGAACCCGTCGACGAATGGCTGCAGACTAAAGGATATTTTAGAAAACATGCACCTAGAGATCCAACTTGTTTGTTTAGAGCAGTCAGTGAACAAATTTACACGACGCAACATTAccatctcagggtcaggaaagaaTGTGTGGAATTTATGAGAGAATTGAAACAATCGTTTTTTGAG aatataGTGATTCCATTTGAAGATTACCTAGAACAAATGGCATGTTTTACTGAATGGGGTGGTATGAACGAAATTCAAGCTATGTCGTTGTTGTACAAAAgggaatttgttatatttaatggCCAGAAGCAAATTCAACGTAATGTTACTAACAATGGTTTTAAAGATGCAATCTATTTGTGCCATACCCCGCAAAAACAGTATGAAAGTATATACACACAAGATTTTGTTGCATCGGCTGCCTATTGCCAAT CTATTGTTTATCAAATACTTTATAAGGATGTCTTTAACATGGCCAACATAGAATCAACAGTtcataaaatgttacatgataGAACTGCTACTTTCAGACATGACAAATTTTTTCTTAAAGGCAATCTAGAACTACGAGA TCAATTGACTGCAGAAATATACAATAAAGCTGACAATGGAAATGATGAGGTGGATGATGCACAGGgcattgtaaaaaatataccaCCGTTTCCTTATAGAGTCGCAAAAGCCCTTGACCCTAATATTTATCGTAATACTGACTTTGATATATGGCATGAAATTAGGAGAG AAGTAAAAAATGCAGGGTGGACAAGACACAACAGTAATGAATTACAAGTTGGCGGTAAATGTTTAgttcaaatgaattttaatgaagaagACATTGACAAagctaacaataataatatctgTGTGTCTTCGCTTGAAAATGATGTTAACTGCAATGACACAAAAGCATTACAAAAAAAAGACAAACAAGATCCTATATTTCTTTACGGTCATATTCAAGAAATGAGTAAAAATCAGGGCCCTGTATTAGTTTTCATCGAAGAATTGGGGGAGAAGAAAGTAGTGCCATATCTTGCTCTTAAGCCACTACccttaaaaaaaagtaaacaaaacaaTTGGCTACCAGTATGCAAAAGAAATGTACTTTTAGATACAA ATCAGAAATGGAAAAAGCCATACAGTGGAACCTCGCGAAAAGTCAAACAGTcaatttcaaatggaaatatttcaccaGGTAATATTGacaaaaatggaaataataacaattgcagtaatgaagttaataaaaataatgattggAAAGAAGGAAGTTT aaaaatagaacatACACAAGCATACGAAAACTATGGaatggaaaaatatacaaattattctaCTTCTACTGAAATGTTTCCTTCAAGAATGAATCTTGATAATACTCAGTCTTTAGGAGTGGATGTTACCAAACCAGAAAACGCTAAAGGacacaaagaaaaaaattcattcgGAAAAAAGAATGCTGAAAAGCATTCAATACAAAATTCTAAACCTGATAACGTGATGAACTCTGACAATAATACCGGATTTAACTCGTACTCGAACCAAAGAAcgcaaaatgaaaattactaCCCCTCGTATTCTG GGGAACCTGTTTCTGTGACTCAAGTGGACAATATGTTGCGTTCCATTAATTGCTCGGTTCAAAAAAGTGTCGATGTAAACGGTAGCGATTTACCATTATCAG GATTAGAATGTTTTCGCGGGAGCAACAATTGGAATTATTTGACCAATGAACAGTCGGCCGATTTTGAGCAATGGTACCAAG ATATGCCGCAAAGCGAGGACGAAGTTACGAACATTTCGAATGGTGTGATGCAACATTGCACATTGACACAAgggaaacaagaaaataatatcGACCAGAACGAGAACAGCAGTCAATCGTTCTCTCAAGAAAGCGGGGAGAAATGCGTGAATCGTGCCAAAGATATGCAAATTCAAAGGGCGGAACCACCGAAGACGGACAACAGAAAAGATGTGTCGTATTCGCCACGTGAGAAAGTGAAAGATCAAGAATCAGTTAACAGAGACTCATCCCGTTTAAATAGGAATAGTTTGGGTCCACGATTTAAGAAAAGTTCAGACG GTCGATATCGTACCGCTTCGCAATTTACGCAATCAAGTAACCAGTACCCACATTGTGGTTCAAATTCGAAATCTTCAAAATCGCCAGAGATGAAGGGTGATAGCGCAAGTGTTCAACCATCAAGAGTAGTTCCTTATCAGGTACACGGTTCTGCAACTGCTGCGGTGAACTCGTATCAAACGTCTTACATGCAACAAGGCGTATATTCTGGTATGCCATATTATGCTAATGAGGCAGAAGCATTCGCGAATCCTTATTATGCACCGAATCCAGGATTCTTCCCAATACCTTGCCTACCGCATTCTGATATACCCGACAACAGCAATGTGCAACCATTCTCGCCACATCTATGCCAGGGAATAGATTACACACAAGCTTATTCTGGCATGTGCCCCCCATACATATGTCCTCAACCAGCCCCATATAGTATACCACCTCAGAACATGCAAGAACATTGGTATGCAGTTGCTGGACAACCGCATTACATGCAATATGCACCAGTGTTACCAGTTACTGCGGATGCTGGTTGTAACGGATTAACACAGAACATTAATCAGAATAATCAAACCCCAGAATGTATGACTATGCAAGTATGTTCCAATCtgtga